One stretch of Chitinophaga pendula DNA includes these proteins:
- a CDS encoding RagB/SusD family nutrient uptake outer membrane protein — protein sequence MNSFFNKKIMLRGCMTLMLVGTFSACNKYLDVPPQGQIDQEAAGKDPEAADKLVLGAYNTLWESNVHGFSYIGMTNIASDDADKGSNPDDGRFTLGTLDDLSMNSNLSQLNEIWKGYYIAITRTNQALAALATSPLDDAKKNRLIGEARFLRAYCYFNLVRFFGGVPLVDKVLTPQESLTEKYQTKATKEQVYALIQSDLEFALANLPIKGGTGANVGRASKGAAAGMLAKVSLYLQNWQRAFSLSDSIVTQKVGDYGLLPNYVDIWRETGANGRESIFEVETGINSLCEAAIPNYAECQAPRAGGKFGWADLGWGFSTPSQSLVDEYEAGDKRMNATVIFIGAKGTFLWDGFRIPSRDSVENDRYNYKSYHSQIREKNCGKRDRLPKNLRILRYGEILLIHAEAALALGNSGAAVSDISDLRVRAGLLPVSSVTRESIWHERRVELAMEHDRFFDIVRQDQVQPGRAAAAFTKHGKTYVRGKNEVFPIPQQQIDFSQGKLVQNNGY from the coding sequence ATGAATAGCTTTTTCAATAAAAAAATAATGCTGCGGGGTTGCATGACCTTGATGCTGGTGGGCACATTCTCCGCTTGTAATAAATATCTCGATGTACCTCCACAAGGACAGATAGACCAGGAGGCCGCAGGTAAAGATCCCGAAGCAGCAGATAAACTGGTACTGGGAGCCTACAACACCTTGTGGGAAAGTAACGTACATGGGTTCAGCTATATCGGTATGACCAACATCGCCTCCGATGACGCCGACAAAGGCAGCAACCCCGACGATGGCAGGTTCACATTGGGCACCCTCGACGACCTCTCCATGAATAGCAACCTCTCCCAGCTCAATGAGATCTGGAAAGGATATTATATCGCCATTACCCGTACTAACCAGGCACTGGCAGCCTTAGCCACCAGCCCGCTCGATGATGCAAAGAAAAATCGCCTCATCGGCGAAGCCAGGTTCCTCCGCGCATACTGCTACTTCAACCTCGTACGTTTCTTCGGTGGCGTACCCCTGGTAGATAAAGTATTGACCCCGCAGGAATCACTGACAGAAAAATACCAGACCAAAGCCACCAAAGAACAGGTCTACGCACTCATCCAATCCGATCTGGAGTTCGCATTGGCCAACCTGCCCATAAAAGGAGGTACAGGTGCGAATGTCGGCAGAGCCAGCAAGGGCGCCGCCGCAGGCATGCTGGCCAAAGTATCACTCTACCTCCAGAACTGGCAACGGGCATTCAGCCTCTCCGATAGCATCGTTACACAGAAAGTAGGCGACTACGGCCTGCTGCCCAACTATGTGGATATATGGAGAGAAACCGGCGCCAATGGCCGGGAATCCATCTTCGAAGTAGAGACCGGCATCAACTCCCTCTGCGAAGCGGCGATCCCCAACTACGCCGAATGCCAGGCGCCACGCGCTGGTGGCAAGTTCGGATGGGCCGACCTCGGATGGGGCTTCAGCACCCCGTCGCAGTCACTGGTCGATGAATATGAAGCAGGAGACAAACGTATGAACGCCACCGTGATCTTCATCGGCGCCAAAGGCACCTTCCTCTGGGACGGATTCCGCATACCTTCCCGCGACTCCGTAGAAAATGACCGCTACAACTATAAATCCTATCACAGCCAGATCCGCGAAAAGAACTGTGGCAAACGTGACCGCCTGCCCAAAAACTTACGCATACTGAGATACGGAGAAATATTACTCATACACGCAGAAGCAGCCCTCGCATTAGGCAACAGCGGCGCCGCCGTATCCGATATCAGCGACCTCCGTGTACGCGCCGGCCTCCTCCCAGTAAGCAGCGTTACCCGCGAGTCCATCTGGCACGAACGCCGCGTCGAACTGGCCATGGAACATGATCGCTTCTTCGATATCGTCAGACAAGACCAGGTACAACCTGGCAGAGCCGCCGCCGCCTTCACCAAACATGGCAAAACTTACGTTAGGGGCAAGAACGAAGTATTCCC